In Deltaproteobacteria bacterium, one DNA window encodes the following:
- the lspA gene encoding signal peptidase II — MNGLRKFSPLLVVTPLALALDQWTKYLAVVHLTHALTAGGAHFYSAMRLLAYRAETVRVASFWDFRYAENTGAAFSFMAGTNDSLRVPFFYLVAVAATALILYFYVKSGPEHWLRRLALAMVLGGAFGNTLDRVVHGYVIDFILWHVGPHEWPVFNVADSFVCVGVFLLLTEGWFTKRLEGAAATTPSKAAS; from the coding sequence ATGAACGGACTCCGCAAATTCTCCCCGCTGCTCGTGGTGACGCCGCTCGCGCTGGCGCTCGACCAGTGGACCAAGTACCTGGCAGTCGTCCACCTCACCCACGCGCTCACCGCGGGCGGCGCGCACTTCTACTCGGCGATGCGGTTGCTCGCGTACCGCGCGGAGACCGTGCGCGTGGCCTCGTTCTGGGACTTCCGCTACGCCGAGAACACGGGCGCGGCCTTCTCCTTCATGGCCGGGACGAACGACTCGCTCCGCGTGCCATTCTTCTACCTGGTGGCCGTGGCGGCCACGGCGCTCATCCTCTACTTCTACGTCAAGAGCGGGCCCGAGCACTGGCTGCGCCGGCTGGCGCTGGCCATGGTGCTCGGCGGCGCGTTCGGGAACACGCTCGACCGCGTGGTCCACGGCTACGTCATCGACTTCATCCTCTGGCACGTCGGGCCGCACGAGTGGCCGGTCTTCAATGTCGCGGACAGTTTCGTGTGCGTCGGCGTGTTTCTGCTCCTGACCGAGGGTTGGTTCACCAAGCGCCTGGAAGGCGCCGCGGCCACCACTCCAAGCAAGGCGGCGTCGTAG